The following are encoded together in the Candidatus Polarisedimenticolia bacterium genome:
- a CDS encoding circadian clock KaiB family protein — MRLYVAGQTPKSVAAFANLKKLCEEHLPGRYRIEVIDLLVQPQLAAGDQIVAIPTLVRKLPEPLRRIVGDLRNSERTLVGLNLRPS; from the coding sequence CTGCGGCTCTACGTCGCCGGCCAGACGCCGAAGTCCGTCGCGGCCTTCGCGAACCTCAAAAAACTGTGTGAGGAGCACCTGCCGGGCAGGTACCGCATCGAGGTGATCGACCTGCTCGTGCAACCGCAGCTGGCGGCCGGGGACCAGATCGTGGCGATCCCGACCCTGGTGCGGAAGCTGCCGGAGCCGCTGCGCCGGATCGTGGGGGATCTGCGCAACTCCGAGCGGACCCTGGTGGGATTGAACCTGCGCCCTTCCTAA
- a CDS encoding circadian clock KaiB family protein: MKHARRDSTAAFERLLERGPSQERYVLRLYVTGMTPRSSEAVAAVKSICREHLEGRYELEVIDLYQQPHLAREAQIVAMPTLVKKLPRPLRRLIGDLQDEDRVLAGLNLEPKPHGAKS; this comes from the coding sequence ATGAAGCATGCCAGGCGCGACAGCACGGCGGCGTTCGAGCGGTTGCTCGAGCGCGGGCCGAGCCAGGAGCGCTACGTGCTGCGCCTGTACGTCACCGGGATGACGCCGCGCTCCTCGGAGGCGGTGGCCGCGGTGAAGTCGATCTGCCGGGAGCATCTCGAGGGGCGCTACGAGCTGGAGGTCATCGACCTTTACCAGCAGCCGCACCTTGCCCGCGAGGCGCAGATCGTCGCCATGCCCACGCTGGTCAAGAAGCTGCCCCGCCCTTTGCGACGCTTGATCGGCGACCTGCAGGACGAGGACCGGGTCCTCGCCGGATTGAACCTGGAGCCCAAGCCGCATGGAGCCAAATCCTGA